CCCTCGTGTGAAGGAGCGAAGGAAGTGATGGGCTCGGTCGCTACCGTAGCGTCTGGGAACTTTACGGTTCGCTTGACCATGGTCCTAAAGACCTTGTCCCCAAAGGCTTCCTCGAGCCGATCCACAACCTCGCGAGCATGCAGCGTGCGCATGTCAACCATGGTTATCAAAATACCGTCTATCTTCAGCCTCGGATTCAGCCGGTCGCGCACCTTTTCAATGGTCTCAACAAGAAGGGCGACGCCGCGCAGAGCGAAGAATTCGGCTTCCATAGGGATCATGACGCCGTGGGCTGCGGTAAGCGCATTCACCGTAAGCAAACCAAGAGAGGGCTGACAATCGATAATGATCAAATCGTATTCATCACGAACCGGACGCAGCACAGAAGCCAAAATTTGTTCACGCGCTACCTCGTTGACCAACTGCACTTCGGCCGCAGAAAGGTCAATGTTCGCCGGAATAACATCAAGGCCCTCATAGTCGGTGTGCTCGATAACTTCGTGCACATCCATGCGGGGATTAGTCATCAGCGTGTAGATCGTCTGATCCAATTCGTGGCTCATAATGCCGAGCCCGGCAG
The genomic region above belongs to Winkia neuii and contains:
- a CDS encoding ParA family protein, which translates into the protein MCNQKGGVGKTTTTINLAAALAEYGRRVLIVDFDPQGAASAGLGIMSHELDQTIYTLMTNPRMDVHEVIEHTDYEGLDVIPANIDLSAAEVQLVNEVAREQILASVLRPVRDEYDLIIIDCQPSLGLLTVNALTAAHGVMIPMEAEFFALRGVALLVETIEKVRDRLNPRLKIDGILITMVDMRTLHAREVVDRLEEAFGDKVFRTMVKRTVKFPDATVATEPITSFAPSHEGAQAYRRLARELVARGDAA